TCTCCTCGGGCGTTGCCCCCCTATGAAATGGCGCAAGAAAGCACTACTCAGCTGATCGAAATTGTCTATGGACGAGTTTGACAACTTAGTAAACCACtctcttgcagctcctttgagagtcgtAGGGAAGGAACGACACAATATCTCGTCAGGTGGTTGCTGAAGACCCAGAGtcgtcttaaaggtattaagatgatcctGAGGGTCCTTGAGTCCGTCGAATGGCTCTAATTGAGGCAGGCGAAACTTTGACGGCACGGGGCAATCAAGTACCGCTGCAGTGAAGGGCGAATCCGTAGCCCTTATCATTTTGTCTACGCTCCGGTCTGTCTTTTCTTTGATAGCGCTccttagttcgtccatctctttcctcatttcccGAAGAAGATCTGAGTTCTGTTCGTCCGGAGTAGTTGGTCTCTGGGGGGTTTCCCTCCGTTGGCTATCCCCCTCTCCCTCTGTGTTACCCTTGGACCGGTTTTCTTCCTGTTGAGCTTGTTGAACCTGCTGGAGCCGCagcttcatttcctggttcTATCTGGTGAGTTCCTCAATAGTGGCTGCAAGGGCTTGAACTTGCTGGGCCAAGGTTGCTGAATCtgggttggattccatctggATATGGAGAATTGATGGAAACTACGTTTTCGACTATGAATCTGAAAACtcgttccccacagacggcgccaaactgatggaACACAAATTCGTCAGTAAGAGTGAGCAGATGGAATCTCTTGTGGAATGTGAAGGTTTGCTCGATGAGGGCCactggtgtggtgcctgccacaaagtCTCTGATGCCAAAGTTAGGATAACAATCAAACACAGTAAAgaagtaaaatataatttcagagTATTTTTGCATATCCCCCCTTTTCGTTGGTTGTATGAAAGCTTTATACCTGAGGCCTTAGGGGCTAGCCGTTGGGACTGTTAATGCTCTCTGAAGTAACGCCCCTGGTCCAGTAATGAGACTTTTAAGAGGCTCCCAACGGTCTGCTTGGTCGATTTAGTAACTGCTcaggtcattgattgactgcattgaatgactccctgccttcgtcagtgatgatgGCTTTCTTCGTTGTTTCTGATGACCTCGTCATGGATGATTCCTTCGTCATTAATGTTATCTTCGTCAGTGGGATGCAGAATCGTCATTCCTATCAAGGGATACAATGACCAAGGATCAAATGTACATTTACATTCTGATCCATTTTGTTTGTGAAACTGTTGATTAGAGGAAAATTCTTCTTGGCATTGTTTAATAGACATGATCAATAAGTCAGTCCATTTGCATAAGTTCAAACACTGCTTGAAATTGATTGTTATTTACAGCTTTAGATAGCTTCATTTGTGACGTTTAACCAAATTCAAGCGAAAGTTTGCAGCCATGTAGTTTACTTTATGGTCAGTAACTGTGATCGAATTAAAGTTACATTAAGGATATGAACTCAACCAAATTTTTATGCGTATGAATGTTATTCCCACACGTCTTTGGAGAGTCTTTGCAAaaccctttctctcttttttttctttttttttttggcatttgaatctttttgcttGTGCAGTTCTTAACCCAACTAAAGTGTTATATAAACATTTAGCCAGCGCTTGTTACAATTTGAAATCCTAATCTTTGTATTTAAGAGAGCATTCTTTGGGTGTATTTAGTTTCGGTTTTATGTGAAAGTTGCTTGTAATtgtgactattttttttagttcactTTACTCGtattatttgtttataagaTTTTTGTGACATGATGTTTTTCGAACACACCAGTACCAATGAGTTGTTGAATGCTGTTAAGATTGAAAAATCTTCTTTGGTTGAAAAGGTTAAATGAACTAGAAAATGACTTAAGTATCACTAGAGAACAACTTGGTAGGTCTTCTAGCTCTAAACTTGATGAGATGCTGAGTGCTCAAAAATCCTCTTCTAATAAAACTAGTTTAGGGTATATTGAAGGTGGTTTGTCTTCTAAAAATTCttctacaaaatttatcatatcttCTTCTAATTCTATTCCTAAACCGGCAGAGAGAGCTCATACGGAAGAAATTCTTGCTACTAGAAGAATTAGAGTTGACTTGAGTGATTACAAACCAAAACAGTCTGTTCACCCTATTGCTGAAACGAAAATCAAACCTCATCCTTAATGGTTTTGTCATTTCTGTGGTGGAGCTGGATATACTCACCCaaattgtttcaagttgcaagcaAGCAACTAAGCAAACAGTGTCAGTGCCAAAAGCATAAGATCCTATGACACTTATTAAAGAATTGGTAAAGGCACTTAATCTTTTTGCTAATTCTAGAATTGATCGATCTTCAATCCAATCCTTCAAGGAACTCCAACTTCCTTTCTACATCTAAGAAGATGTGTATTCAAAAGGCTTATCTTAATATGAGtgatttgttctttgttttgatCAAAAATCTTGATTTCGACATCACATATTTTGATCGTAAAGACTAAAAAATCTTAtgagaaaagcataaataaccatctcaccactagtGTAGAGCAATTTGTGTgtttctttataaatttttaaaaaaaaaaaatatatatatatatatatatatatgagattaaGAGAAATCTCATGCAAAAAATCATTGAACAAAGgtgatgcatttttttttttaaatgtgtacaATAGTGGGCttgaaataaaagaaatatatatatgccCTTGTGATTTGTGACTATGCATTAAGCTCTCAAGCATAAATTTTCATGAAAGCATATGTCAATAGATTGTAACTCTACATTGGGAAATGTGGGAGTTATAATATGTACGTCTTTAGGTGATAGTAACTTTTAAATCAATGTGATtgataatttagaaaatttgattgaattttatttacatCTGGGTTAACTAGCCAAAAAAATTACTTTGACTAGTTAATTTCTAATGCATTATTATccttttatccaaaaaaataaccaaaGCACATGCTCGCACATACCATGTTCTTTGACCCTGATGCTCATAATATGTATGAGcaaatttttattctcattcTATAAATTTATCATCCCTCCTActcaaaaatattaataaaaataccaTGAAAATACCTAAATTCTCTCCCaattattctataaattttccaaataaataatccTTCATCAAATCCAAGCTTCCCCTTGTGGGTATAATTGATAAATCCTTTTATTTCATTGGTCTTATGCTTCTTGTCTCTATAAGACTATAATGAATACCATGCATGTGTGATTATGAATATTTATAGACACACATAATTAAGCTAAGATTATTTTCAAGCTTATGTTGGTATATTAATTCTCATTATTAAATGAACACATCCATGCATGTATAACATGggaccttttctttttccttttttaattaaGAACTTGGATATCACTAGATATAGTGGCGAAGCTAAGGAGCTGACTTTTGAAAAATTCCCCAAATagtagtattaaaataaatttttaattaaaaaaaaaaaaaaaaaccttaaaaattaggaaaaactTTTAATCACCGGCCCCCTAAGatttttgacccaaaaaatacatattaagAATATCAATTCTAAAAAACTCAGCCCATATTTTTTGGCccataaacaattaaaaaataaataaaaaagtcaaaTCCCTTGAAAATTGGGATTCCTACTTCCTAGtcctaattaaattaataaattaggaCTCCAAAATCAGAATAAATACACAAAACACAACCCAAACTTCCCAACTTTGAGAATCGATCCAAACTTCACAAAGTCACTGCcgtttatacattaaaaaaaaaaaaaaaaaaattggtcttaCGTTACGCCGCTTGCTGGTCTCCACACAGCACTGCATCGCCTCCGAGTCCCCTTTTAGCCGGACTTGACGACCAGTGGTATCCCTCTCTCTCAGCTCTGTTTTGTGTTTCTGTCGTTAGTTGAGTTGTATGTTGGTTGTTtatggcttaaaaaaaaaatctgcaatttttatttttgataatagtggCTGGCTTGTGGTTTATTTGATGTTTATATttgttaagaatttttttatttaatttgccTAATTGCACATAGAGAgagattactaaaaaaaaaaattcattatttataatttaatttgccTAATATTAATTCCCTTCTAGTTTTTTGTTGCTGCAGCTGCCATGGAGTCCGAGGATTACCTGTTCGACAATGACGCTGACGACTACTATGACTATTACAGTGACAAAGACTACAACAACGAGGATGACaaggtagaagaagaagaagagaaaaaaatggatAACATAGCTGTTGGAGACTATGACGGTGAGTCAAGAAGTAACAAGAAGGCAAAACAAAGTTACGTTGTATTGAAAGAATCAGATATTCAACAACGTCAAGAGAACGAAATCGCCGAGGTATCCAATGTTCTTTCCATATCAAAAGCTGCCGCGACGGCGCTTCTACTTCAGTACAAATGGAGTGTGTGTGACGTTCAAGATGAGTGGTTTGCTGATGAAGAGAGAGTTAGAAAAAAAGTAGGTTTGTTTGAAAAACCGGTTTTCTTGCTGCCCAAGAAACTTAGAAAAGTTGAACTAACTTGTTCTATATGTTATGAGAATGTCCGCGTTTCtatgatgggttgggttagtTGTGGTCATCCCTTTTGTAGGGAGTGTTGGGAGAAGTATGTGAGTGTGGCAATTGAGGATGGGGTTGGATGTTTGACATTGAGATGTCCTGAACCGCGCTGTAACGCTGTGGTGGATCGTGATTCAATTGATTTGCTTGCCAAAAAGGAAGATAAGGAAAGGTATTCACAGTATTTGTTAAGGTCTTATATTGAGAGTAATAAGAAGTATAAGTGGTGTCCAGGGGCGGATTGCGAGTACGCGGTGGAGTTTTGTGAAGGAGGTGACAAAGAGTACTATGATGTTTGTTGCCATTGTAGCAATAGCTTTTGTTGGAATTGTATGGATGATGCGCATAGGCCAGTGGATTGTGAGACTGTGGCTAAGTGGCAATTAAAGAATAGTTCTGAGGCTGAGAATACAGCATGGATGTTAGTCAATACAAAGCCATGTCCAAAGTGTGGAAAACCCATTGAGAAGAACCAAGGGTGCATGCACATGACGTGCCGGAAACCTTGTGGACATGAGTTTTGCTGGATGTGCCTTGGAACATGGAAGGAGCATGGTCAAATGACAGGTGGGTTCTATGCTTGTAATACATTCCAGAAGAACAAGGTAGAGGGAAAGTATAATGAGGCTGAAGATATCAGAAAAAGAGCTAAGAAGCATTTGGAAAAGTATACTCATTATTATGAGAGATGGGCAGGCAACGAATCATCAAGGAAACAAGCTGTTAATGATTTAAAGCATATGCAAAAGGACTACATGGGAAGACTGAGTGACCTACGAGGGGCAACTGAGGCTGAGCTTAAGTTCATTACAGAGGCCTGGCTGCAGATAATTGAATGTAGGAGAGTGCTTAAGTGGACATACGCATATGGGTATTACCTTCCTGATGATGGAGACaagaaagcaaaatcaaaaagGGGGTTCTTTGAGTACTTGCAAGGGGAGGCAGAGTCTAATTTGGAAAGGCTTCATCATTGTTCAGAGAAGGATATACATGACTACCTCGACAAAAAGTGTCCAGACAAAGAATTCAACAATTTCCGAGCAAAGCTATCCGGGCTTACCACAGTGACAAGGAATTACTTTGAGAATCTAGTTAAGGCATTGGAGAATGGCCTAGAAGATGCCAACTCTCAAGAGGCTTGCAGCTCTCAAGAGGCTTGCAGCTCTCAAGGGGCTTGCAGCTCTCAAGGGGCTTGCAGCAAGATAAAGAGTAGGACACCAATAAAGAGAGGAAGGACTAAGGGTAAGAGGATACGTTAGTCAAAAATATCCAATAGAATATGTTTCTTTGAACAAAGAATTCCAGCCAAAAACAATACTAAGCAATTTTCCTATGACTTCAGATATATGTTGAGTATTTTTTGTAATCAATCGAGCACATTCTGGATTgatttatagttatttttattttatatttatcatttttatggaATCTGTAGTAATTCTTGTCTTATATCACTAGATCATTATGTTCAAGATCATTGGCTTTGCCTGATAATGTTTCAATTTTCACATATTGATCATATACAATGTGAACTTGCAAAATGGGCATCCGTCCATTTTTTAGTTACCTTAAACCCTATATTTGTTTGATATTTGTATaggaatttgaagaattttctcttttcttttcaaaatatacacacacaatttaaacatatataacTGGCAACTCTGCCAAAAAATAATTGAGAttgtaaaacaaatacacataaaTGTGGCTTGGTCAAAATTCTTCAATAGTATAGGTTGAAACTCGGTTTTCGAGCATTCTCAACTATTAGCAGTAGGTTGTACTTCATGACATAATATTGTGAAAGACAAGTCCTTACTTAGCTTATGTATTTAGAACAATGAAATAAGATGCAAGCAAAGCATTGTAAATGCATGATTGATTACACCCTCTTGGATGTGAGATTGTGTTAGAATTTacttagaacttcattttgacAGAATTACCTGTCTGGAATAACACTCATATT
This genomic stretch from Quercus lobata isolate SW786 chromosome 3, ValleyOak3.0 Primary Assembly, whole genome shotgun sequence harbors:
- the LOC115980788 gene encoding uncharacterized protein LOC115980788, which codes for MKLRLQQVQQAQQEENRSKGNTEGEGDSQRRETPQRPTTPDEQNSDLLREMRKEMDELRSAIKEKTDRSVDKMIRATDSPFTAAVLDCPVPSKFRLPQLEPFDGLKDPQDHLNTFKTTLGLQQPPDEILCRSFPTTLKGAAREWFTKLSNSSIDNFDQLSSAFLRHFIGGQRPRRPVDYLLTIRQGEKETLRSYVKRFTRETLEVDEADDKVQLTTFKAGLRSRDLVASLAKNPPKTMAEMLLKA
- the LOC115980789 gene encoding probable E3 ubiquitin-protein ligase ARI5, yielding MESEDYLFDNDADDYYDYYSDKDYNNEDDKVEEEEEKKMDNIAVGDYDGESRSNKKAKQSYVVLKESDIQQRQENEIAEVSNVLSISKAAATALLLQYKWSVCDVQDEWFADEERVRKKVGLFEKPVFLLPKKLRKVELTCSICYENVRVSMMGWVSCGHPFCRECWEKYVSVAIEDGVGCLTLRCPEPRCNAVVDRDSIDLLAKKEDKERYSQYLLRSYIESNKKYKWCPGADCEYAVEFCEGGDKEYYDVCCHCSNSFCWNCMDDAHRPVDCETVAKWQLKNSSEAENTAWMLVNTKPCPKCGKPIEKNQGCMHMTCRKPCGHEFCWMCLGTWKEHGQMTGGFYACNTFQKNKVEGKYNEAEDIRKRAKKHLEKYTHYYERWAGNESSRKQAVNDLKHMQKDYMGRLSDLRGATEAELKFITEAWLQIIECRRVLKWTYAYGYYLPDDGDKKAKSKRGFFEYLQGEAESNLERLHHCSEKDIHDYLDKKCPDKEFNNFRAKLSGLTTVTRNYFENLVKALENGLEDANSQEACSSQEACSSQGACSSQGACSKIKSRTPIKRGRTKGKRIR